A DNA window from Fragaria vesca subsp. vesca linkage group LG3, FraVesHawaii_1.0, whole genome shotgun sequence contains the following coding sequences:
- the LOC101302920 gene encoding isoleucine N-monooxygenase 2-like, with protein MNPVIAALLFLASSIFFRFLIQKKKRVVLPPVPPLPPGPSPWPIVGCMPEMWRNRPAYRWIHDILKQLNTDIACVRLGNVHVIAVKSPEIAREFLKKHDAIFASRPITMATHLLSSGYLTAGVVPMGQQWKKMRRVLIADVFNQSRVRWLLDKRNIEADNLMKFLYSQCSNSENGSVVNVRTAAQHFSANTMRRLFFNTRYFGKGREDGGPGLEEEKHVSALFTIVLNVYAFCVSDYLPWLRPFDIDGHEKKVRDALKTIRQYQDPIIDERVRKWRCFNLQEKGINEPVEEDLLDVFISLKGENGQPLLSAEEIKAQITELQLATVDNPFSIAEWGLSEMLNQPEMLTKAQEELNRVVGVDMLVQESHLPHLHYIRACARESLRLHPVAPFNLPHVSIADAIVAGYFIPKGSSVILSRIGLGRNPKVWENPLKFDPERHLSGDACQQVELEEHELRFISFTTGRRGCMGGSLGTTITVMLFARLLHGFTWSMPPEVDKIDLTEAQTLFKLNPLYAHAKPRLATTMYPPV; from the exons ATGAATCCTGTTATTGCAGCCTTGCTATTCCTTGCCTCATCCATCTTCTTTAGGTTTCTTATTCAAAAAAAGAAGCGAGTAGTACTCCCACCTGTGCCACCTCTCCCTCCAGGACCAAGTCCATGGCCGATTGTTGGATGTATGCCTGAGATGTGGAGGAACAGACCAGCATATAGATGGATACATGACATTCTGAAACAGCTCAACACTGATATTGCTTGTGTACGGCTAGGAAATGTTCATGTGATCGCAGTTAAATCACCTGAAATTGCCAGAGAATTCTTGAAGAAACACGATGCAATTTTCGCATCACGACCGATTACTATGGCTACTCACCTCTTAAGTAGTGGGTACTTGACAGCAG GTGTAGTACCTATGGGACAACAGTGGAAAAAAATGAGGAGAGTTTTGATTGCCGACGTGTTTAATCAATCCAGAGTCCGGTGGCTACTGGATAAGAGAAACATCGAAGCAGACAATCTTATGAAGTTCCTCTACAGTCAGTGCTCGAACAGTGAGAATGGTTCAGTGGTGAATGTGAGAACTGCAGCCCAGCATTTCTCAGCAAATACGATGAGAAGGTTGTTCTTCAACACGAGGTACTTCGGAAAAGGGAGAGAGGATGGAGGGCCAGGACTTGAAGAAGAAAAACACGTCTCTGCACTTTTCACAATAGTCTTGAATGTCTATGCATTCTGTGTATCTGATTACCTTCCATGGTTGAGACCTTTTGACATAGATGGACATGAGAAAAAGGTGAGGGATGCTTTGAAAACTATTAGGCAGTATCAGGATCCTATTATAGATGAGAGAGTACGAAAGTGGAGGTGCTTCAATCTGCAGGAAAAGGGGATCAATGAGCCTGTAGAGGAGGACCTGCTCGATGTTTTCATCTCACTAAAAGGTGAAAATGGGCAGCCTTTACTATCAGCTGAAGAAATCAAAGCGCAAATCACA GAACTTCAGCTTGCCACTGTGGATAATCCTTTTAGTATAGCAGAATGGGGTCTATCAGAAATGCTAAACCAACCAGAGATGCTTACAAAAGCACAAGAGGAACTAAATAGGGTAGTGGGAGTCGACATGCTTGTTCAAGAATCTCATCTCCCTCATCTCCATTACATAAGGGCTTGTGCAAGAGAATCGCTCAGGCTGCATCCAGTTGCACCATTTAATCTCCCCCATGTTTCCATTGCTGATGCTATTGTAGCAGGCTATTTCATCCCAAAGGGCAGCAGTGTTATTTTAAGTCGTATAGGCCTTGGACGCAACCCCAAAGTCTGGGAAAACCCCTTGAAGTTCGACCCCGAGCGTCATCTAAGTGGAGATGCATGTCAACAAGTGGAGCTGGAAGAACATGAGCTGAGGTTCATTTCATTTACTACAGGAAGGAGAGGCTGCATGGGTGGTTCGCTTGGGACTACCATAACTGTGATGCTCTTTGCCAGGCTTCTTCATGGGTTTACATGGAGCATGCCACCTGAGGTCGATAAGATTGACCTCACTGAGGCTCAGACACTCTTCAAGCTCAATCCTTTGTATGCGCATGCTAAACCTCGCTTGGCTACTACTATGTACCCCCCGGTTTAG